DNA sequence from the Syngnathus acus chromosome 5, fSynAcu1.2, whole genome shotgun sequence genome:
ttagcatagctatcgtttagcctgttgttgctcgttcatgactgttcttggtgttggattttgtcgaataaattgccccccaaaatgcgacttatactccggagcgacttatatatgttttttttcacttttttgggcattttatggctggtgcgacttatactccggtgcgacttatagtccgaaaattacggtacaactTCTCAGACatgacggatgtgatgactATAATGTGCTGCGAAacgtggattgcgtagatgctgtttagctcagcatGTTTTACGGAAACTTGATaatttgaccatcgaaaatgccttgcaagtgatggatacaatgatgtactgtttctgtgtttttctttttcttttttttattgatagcattctggtcgcctaaggcagagggaccgtgtgactcttttcctgcattaaTCTTGCCTCAGGTTTTTCAATCACGCActaaatttggactggagtcTTGAGGGAaaacctcatcttcactggaaattattgctgtcattgtattttcttacttatgtttgattgatagGGGTTggcataatcatatgataaaacaggagggatatgttagggtttacagattatcttgatcgtatgattatgttggaatgtaacctgtaataattaacctagcttgtcctgtcttaacaaaagtagtagaacaaagtgctaaggtcttttgaactgattgactagctgcagaggaagcaatcaaagttgctttgtttacacaacgtcgtaaaagaccccctgctatgctttgatcagcaggccaggggcttcaacctgtccactctcacccccactctgtttctctcaatagaAATGCTCCTGCAAGAGGCCCGAGtgagacctcattcgatcatcgctgtacgcaaagcgacgaatggactctccacctgcaggtgtttaaaaggacttgtctcccgtgtggttcttgcaaaataagttagagtgagcaccaccctaacaagcagcagtgtagacaattGGGCGAGAAGTTGGTGGAATAGAAGCCCGGAGTAGCAGAAGTGATAGTTCATGGAGGAGATGAGACGTGACAGCAGCTGGGAATAATCCAGATAAAATGCTAGAAGTGGCTAGTAGCTGGTTAGCTAGAAGTTGGTAGGCAGTGAAAtgcatggaagcagcagtggaccgagTAGTGATGTTGGTGGAGTGGATGGTGGTGTTGGTCAATCCCGACTGTACCCGTGCAAACGGCTTGCCAGTGTGTCATGGCGGCACACAGCCGAGCCACGACCGGCGAGCTCGCAGCGAGCGGGTGCTCCCCCCAAGGACGCCGGCCAAGTGGCCAGAAAGTTGGGTTGAAGCTGTTTGCCGAGCCAAGAGCGAGCAGCTACAGGCTCAGAGCCGGGAGgtaggagggtccggtggtgggttggctagctggctagcgtAGCTCGTAGTCAGAGGGAGCGGGAACAGAGAGGTGCGAGCAGAGCGCCAGAGATACGCGGTGGGCAGGGGAAAAggcgagaaaaataaaagtaaaaacgggcacacttaaaacgggaaacacaaaacagataGGGGACAAACAAATAGCGGACACGGTTTGGGgtagaagcggcagtcaacaatCCAGATGCCAGcgttgctctaacccggaagacaaaaaaaggaccATATTTCCTCACCTGGAGATCGCCGAACATTCTGCACTGAGATGGCTTAGTGCACAGCGCTAAATACGTAGCGCGCTGTAttaacttaaaaaaacatgccgaTGGTACTTGTGTATGGGGGTACACGCAAGAGACGGCAGAACACTTTATACATTGCCCAAACTATCATCGTGACAGTCAACTAGTATTCGCGCACCTGCAAGAAAGACAAGTACACCATTAGCCTAACATTACATATTTACGCTAGAGACGAGAGACATTTGTTGCACCTAACTCCAGATACCTGAAGGATACAGGTTTACTACACAGAATATAAAGGCGACAACCTGGACTTTATGTACGTATTTATTCGTATATTTAATCGCTTAGTTGGTTAGTATTTAGGGGAGGGGAACGCTTGCCCCACACTCCAGTCCAGATGGTGGCAGTAATGCTCTGTGAAAGCTGGTTGCCACCTGCCATTAAACAACGAAACAGAAGATGGCTCGGTGGATGAAAACACCACTTTTGGGGTTAAAGCGCCAAAAGTTGATTTTGCATGTGCCTaaaaaaagcaggaaaaaagTTGTTTCGTTTGAACTGTTACGAACATGCGATAGAACATTAAGTATAATCTTGTGTGCgcaccagaaaaaaagaaaagatgaacAATGTGTTGAATTTAGAACTTTATTGATtcaacaaatcaaacaaacgTAAAAATATTGTACAAAAATAACTTTCACAGGTTGgtctttagaaaaaaaataaagcagagCAGGTTCACATATGGAATGTTGAGTGTAGGTGAGCTTTGTAGGCTGAAATGGGGGGGGAAGAGAGCAGTTAGACATGAAGCCCCATCAGGCCTTGCGTCTTTcgcgtttgctttttttcccctaagaATGTACTTTCACCAACCAATTGTCATGTTTGTCATTTGCGTTGTTGCtatccttttttgttgtttaagaAACAAGTGTGAAAAGGGGAGCTCGCTTTTTTAAAACCTACGTAAAGACAGGAAATTACTTCTTGCGAGCAGCACTTGTCCACTTTTGAGCAAGCCACACAAATGACTGGCATTCATTTGCTCGGACGGCCCTTCTTTCCACAGCATCGGAAAGTGATTTTGAATACGTTGAGGAGAGGCACAAAAATCCAGCTTGCTTTTCCTCATGATGACTTGCAGCATTGATGAAGAAtgccaaccccccccccaacacattTGTTTGCACCTGTTCGTCCTAATCGTTTGTTTTGAAGCATCAATCACCTCGCAAAGGcattgggagggggggggggggggggaccacTTGTCCTTGAGGATGTCTAGGCAGATGAAGCCGTACTCGTCCACGTTGGGATGGAAACACGGTGACAGGAAGCGCACGCGTGGTTCTTATTTCAAGGAATCCCGATATCATTTACTGATATGGCTCTAAGTGGTTCAACTCAAGAGAAATTTCTGACCAAATTTTCATCCAAAAACGATCTGCTGAAAATCATGTGATTTTTCTTGATTTCCAATCAATCGTGATCAAGCCTTGCAATGATCATTTGGGCTATAAGCGCGTACATCCTACcataaaaacgttttttttttttttttttttttttttaaaagaccaAGACAATGACCAAAGACAACCCACCTTCTTGGTTTGGCCAAAGAGCAGCAGCCGCGGCGTTGAGTGGACTCTCGTTGTTTGGTTCTGGAAGCAAAAGACATGAGACATGAGAGACATGAGGCGGTGGGCGAGCACACGGTGGGTGAGCGAGCGGTGGGTGAGCGAGCGGTGGGTGAGCGAGCGGTGGGTGAGCGAGCGGTGGGTGAGCGCGCGGTGGGTGAGCGCGCGGCGGGCTGAGCGCGCGGCGGGCGAGCGCGCGGCGGGCGAGCGCGCGGCGGGCGAGCGCTTTACCTCCCAGTAGGCTCTGGATAGACAGCAGGACAGCGCGCACATCCATCAGAGCAGACCACTTGTCCTTGAGGATGTCCAGGCAGATGAAGCCGTGCTCGTCCACGTTGGGATGGAAACACGGTGACAGGAAGCGCACGCGTGGTGCCTGGTACGGGTATCCAGCCGGGAAGTCCAATGACAGCTTGTACTCCAGACCCTCGTACACCTGCGGCAACACAGCCGTTAGCGCCGGCACACCCGCTCGCCCGCACCGGCCAGACCTACCGTGTCGCGGGCCCCGTCGATAGTTCCCACCCACTTGAAGAGGTTGTCAGACTCGGGGAAGGCCGAGATTCCCTTGTCGCCCGCCATCTGCGGCCCGCCGAAACATAAATGAATGACTTCCCTCAACAGTTTCAAACAATACAAGGTCTGAATTGCAGGACATAGAGCAACACGGTCTCTGTTAACAGCAAAGATCTCCAAAAATTGGCCACCTTCATTGAATGGTattcaaaaagagaaaaggccGCTCTCAACAGAGCTAATATTGGCCGATTTGTTGAAGTATTCTGACGTGATTGAGATTGGTCAGCTGGGATCCAAACATGAAACACAAGCACCGacataataaaaaacattttcagcatttttttattggctcAGACACGCAAATGTGCCACGTGAACAGGGATGGCGCGTGGGCCCAAGGGAATAAAAGACTACAAATTGCACGAACAAGCCTTGTTTGCTCAAAGGTGACAACTATTTGAAGGCACATCTGTAGCTATACACTGGCCccgtgtggtgtggaggttgaaCTACAATAAAGCGTTTCATTTCGCAAAGTGTAAAAGAAAGGCCGCTCTACTCACCATTAGCGTCATCAGCTCCTGCTGGAGCCTGCAAAACACAATCAACACCACGTTCAGCCTTTAATGACTGCCGACGACTCGTGTTCACGCTTTCATTAACAGTAATGTTGCCAAGATCAACAAGTACGCAATGATTCTCACCGTTTAGTTACAGACCCTTTGGTGGTGTTGCCGCCCACCTCGCTGCCCTTTCTGGTGGCGGCTTCAGCTGAAGCGGCAGGGTCCAAGTTCTGAGAGGCCATTGGTCAGCTCTCTGCTGaatgcaaacaacaaaaatccaaCAGCTAGCTTGGACAAGACAACTTTGCGACAGCCTAACTTGACATGCACCAAACACTTGTTTTATCAATCGAATGGgctgcagatttttttttttttttttttcaattaatcggatttaaaaaaagaaaaatccatcctctttttgaaaaacaaggAATGCAAGGAATATGTGACTGGCTTGGTTTGCAACATCCGttgatgtttgcaaatgtattatttggGTTTTGAAATGAAGCCAATGATAATCTAGAAAGCGCAtagattttaataaaaatccaTGAAATCTTGCTTTAAAGGCCATACGAGAAAGCGTATCGCGTGACAACGTTGGTCGGCCTCGGCAGCTCAATCGGCTAAGCTAAAGTCACGCTAGCGCCTTTGTTAGCGTTCGACATTGAAGCTCACTTACGGACGATTGAGCGCTTGCTTAGTTTGTTGTTCTCaccgtggcgtggcgtggcgtggcaaTGTCGCCGAACTTCAGACTAGTCGAAAGACGAACGGCCGGGAAAAGACGAACGGCGGCCACTTGGCCAGCACAGTGGCGCTCCCGGTTTAAACGGAAGGCAACTGACGCGCTGAACCAATCGGCGCCCGACTTTCAAATACAAACACCGCCTTGCTGGCCAATTATAACGGCTGCTTCAAGGGGCAAGCGTTGCGACTGGACATAAAACACGCCCGAAAGTAGTAGATGAAACTGTTAAGATTAACAAAATCCGAATAACGTCATCTTAAAAAGAAAGATATTACAACTTTACTTCAAGAACATAAAGTACATAAATAATTTGCCCCTGTACATCCAACAGTAATACACGCTCAGCACTCGAAAACATTTACACAAGAGCTGTGTCGAGCGAAAACGGGATCGAAACAGAAACAGATGAACTATTGTCATAAACAACTTTGCCATTATTTGCGGTCGTCAAGTCCCATAAAAAATCcaaaggcaacaaaaacagcaatggTGTGTGGACAATTCTGTTTCCTGTAATATACCCTGCGAGCATTttgacgtctaatagacgtatATTAGACGTCTACAGGACTGTCAACGAAAATTACAATATTGtaataaagttctttattttctgtaatgcaattaaaaaaacaaaaatgtcatacattctggattcattacaaatcaactgaaatattgcaagccttttattattttaatattgctgattatggcatacagcttaagaaaactcaaatatcctatctcaaaatattatagTATTTCCTCagaacaagtaaaaaaaaaaaagaaaaaaagatttgaaacagcaaaacaaaatcaaatatttgagaatgtccattaatgcactcagtacttggttgggaatccttttgcacggattactgcaaccaatgcggcgtggtgtctttcagcttcttcttcacaataccctaCAAACTCTCtaatggggttcaggtcaggggaattggcaggccaatcgaggacagtaatgccatggtcagtacaccatttactggtggttttggcactgtgggcaggtgccagatcctgctggaaaatgaaatcatctccatagagcttttcagcagacggaagcatgtagtgctctaaaatctgcatttactctggatttgatgaaacacagtggaccaacaccagcagctgacatggctccccaaaccatcgctgactgtgggaacttcacactggatttcaagcaacttggattttgctcctctccagcctttctccagactctggcgccttgacttccaaatgaaatacaaaattgctttcgtctgaaaagaggactttggaccactctgcaactgtccagtgcttcttttccttagcccaagtcagacacttcttccgttgtcttgagttcagaagtggcttgaccatgggaatacggctattgtaggccatttcccggacacgtctgtgaacagtggcttttgatacctggactccagcttcagtccactgtctttgaagctcccccaaattctggaagcgactcttctttacagtgctgttaaggctgcggtcatctctcttggttgtgcagcgtttcctgccacatttcccccttccaacagactttttgtggatgtgctttaaaactgcactctgtgaacagacATCCACTGCAGTTGGTGGGAGTGGCGGTATCACTGTAAGAGTGTGCGCAAGGATTATTCGTGCTACagtgtagagcaggggtctcaaactccagtcctcaggggccgcattcctacatgttttccaagtttccctcgttaaacacacctgattcaaatgatcagttcatcctcacgttctgcaggagcctgataattgaatcttggaaaacatgtaggaatgcggcccccgaggactggagtttgagacccctggtgtAGAGCGCATggaacatacgcacacacacagcacagagcaggcgataaaaagtgcattgggacaccatggaaaaatatttaacagggTTGAAAAGAACGGCGGAGAGAGACGGAGATAAGAGAATTGAGAGTCACATCAAAGCTAAGACAAGGAAATATGACGAAGCGTACGTAGCGCTCGGGTTCAGTGTGACTACGATGGGAGACGAGGAAAGACCGGTGTGTTTACTGTGCCTTACAATATTGGCAGCGGACAgtatgaagccaaataaattaagGTGGCACTAAAAGTCATTGCACCCCAATCACGCTGATAAGATGCTTGAGGTTTTTCAGTGAAAACGGGCTGAGTATTGCAAACAATCATCccactttgtgaatgctacTTCAGTCAATCAGCAAGCACTGTAAGCATCCCACTGTCATGCTGTCATGTTTTGTGGGTTATTGttgtcttgtctttttgtcGTATTGTCtcctcctgttttattttgacaagtAACTCTCCTCTTGTTTCAGTTCGTGGGCCCTTCCTCTGTGTGTCAGTCTGCTGATCCTAATCGTGTGCACCTGTGCCCTTGATCCTGATAGTGTGCACCTGTCCTTACCCTTCTGTGTGTATTTAGTCagcgtcttccccttgtcgTGCCCGTGCGTCTTGTCCCGTCCAGAGCACCAGCGATCGCGTGAGTTAAAGAGACATTTTTGTGAACCTAGTTTATAAAGGAAATCTTTGTCGTCAAGCCTAAGCTCtgtgtttttcagtttttattttttgccacctcgTTTTCCCTCTGTTGAGGTGCTTTTGGTTTTTTGCTGACTCCAGCCTGTCAGAATAAATTCCCTTTTTGTTGTCACTCTGCATCCGAGTCCTCTCCTTGATCCAAGTCTGATACCCATTTTGTGAATGCTACTTCAGTCAATCAGCAAGCACTGTAagcatcatataaagcagcgtaccaaattgctcagtgcaaaacaaaacccacCATTGTAGAAGAGCTTATGGTATCCGTCATGTTGCCTcactttgattaaaaaaaaaaaaaacagcacaaattgttttattcatttatgtttTGTAGGTTAAAGTATtttgtgctcctgagttaatgttgctgattactttgaattgaatattatttattgctgttaatttaatataatgtatgtttattatttgattgtatttttttcagcataaaatggcagttggtcgCGAATGTTTAGTTTgaatatttataatttattttttatttcaggcaaagtgatgcactttgaatctgttctgttacagactaaaaacaatgttaataaagttattctttattgtaagttgatctttcttttttatttattttttgtttctttaatgttaataacatgggggggtgaaatgttttcttctccctgggggggcatcacagaaaatgattgagaagcactgcactaatcaaatgcattttcacaacatcCTGGAACTGcaccagtgcttctcaattattttctgtgatgtaccccctagggagaagaaaacatttcgcgccccccccccccatgttatgaacaataaagaaaacacaaaaataaataaaaaagaaagatgaacttacaataaagaataactttattaacatttttttagtcCAACAGAACAGATTCAAAGTGCACTTTTCcttaaaataagaaataaattataattattcaaactataaacattcttgacaaactgccattttatgctgaaaaaaatacaataaaataataatacatacataatattaaattaaataacagcaataaatattattcaattcaaagtaatcagcaacattaatTCAGGACCactatatataaaacattttaacctacAAAAATCCATAAAACACTTTGTGCTgtcccctccgtgagtcgtcaccttatcgtggtggaggggtttgcgtgcccctatgatcctaggaaccatgttgtctggggcttcatgcccctggtagggtcacccatggcaaacgggtcctaggtgaggggccagacaaagcaagGCTCACACAAGCCCCTTATGAATAACATAAATGGatttcgttttccctcgcccggacgcgggtcaccggggcccccctctggagccaggcctggaggcggggctcgaaggcgagcgtctggtggccgggccttcgcccatgggctcaccacttgtgggaggggccaaaggggtcgggtgcagtgtaagctgggcggcggccaaaggcagggaccttggcggtctgatccccggctgcaaaagctggctcttgggacatggaatgtcacctctctggctggaaaggagcccgagctggtgtgcgaggcagaaaagttccgactagacatagtcaaacttgcctccacgcacagtttgggttccggtacaagccccctcaagaggggctggactctcttccactctggagttgcccacggtgagaggcgtcgagcaggtgtgggtatacttattgccccccggctgggcgcctgcacattggggttcaccccggtgaatgagagggtagcctccctccgccttcgggtggggggacgggtcctgactgtttgtgtctatgcaccaaacggcagctcagagtacccacccttcttggagtccctggacgaagtgctggagagcactccttctggggactccatcgttctactgggtgacttcaatgcacacgtgggcaatgacagtgagacctggaagggcgtgattgggaggaacggcccccacccatctgaacccgagcggtgttctattattggacttctgtgctcgacacggattttctataatgaacaccatgttcaaacataagggtgtccatgtgtgcacttggcaccaggacaccctaggccgcagttcgatgatcgactttgaagtcgtgtcatcggatttgcggccgcatgttttggacactcgggcgaagagaggggcggagctgtcaactgatcaccacctggtggtgggttggctccgatggtgggggaagatgccggtccgacctggcagacccaaacgctctgtgagggtctgctgggaacgtctggcagaatcccccgtcaggaagagcttcaactcccacctccggcagagcttttcccacgagtccgagtggaccatgttccgcgcctccattgttgaggcggtcgaccggagctgtggccgtaaggtcgttggtgcctgtcgtggcggcaatccccgaacccgctggtggacaccggcggtaagggatgccgtcaagctgaagaaggagtcctattgggccgttttggcctgcgggactccggaggcagctgacagttaccggatggccaagcggaacgcggcttcggcggttgctgaggcaaaaactcGGGCGTGGGAGgggtttggcgaggccatggagaatgacttccggacggcttcgaggaaattctggtccaccatccggcgtctcaggagggggaagcagtgcaacgtcaacactgtttacagtggggatggcgtgctgctgacctcgactcgggacgtcgtgagttgGTGGgaagaatacttcgaagacctcctcaattccacctacgcgccttccattgtggaagcagggcctggggactctgaggcggactctccaatctctggggtcgaagtcactgaggtagttaaaaaactcctcggtggcaaggcgccgggggtggatgagatccgcccggagttcttaagggctctggatgttgtggggctgtcatggctgacacgcctctacaacattgcgtggacatcggggacagtgcctctggattggcagactggggtggtggttcccctctttaagaagggggaccggaggatGTGTTCctcaggggaatcacactcctcagcctccctggtaaggtctattcaggggtgctggagaggagggtccgtcgggaggtcgaacctcggattcaggaggagcagtggctttcgtcctggccgtggaacagtggaccagtggaccagctctacaccctcagcaggatcctcgagggtgcatgggagttcgcccaaccagtccacatgtgttttgtggacttggagaaggcgttcgaccgtgtccctcgggaggttctgtggagggtgcttcgggagtacggggcgccgagccaactgataagggcggttcggtccctgtatcaccgatgccagagtttggtccgcatttccggcagtaagtcggattcgttcccagtgagggttggactccgccaaggctgccctttgtcaccgattctgttcataatttttatggacagaatttctaggcgcagccgaggcgttgagggggtccggtttggggacctcagtatcgcgtctctgctttttgcagacgacgtagtgctgttggcttcttcaggccgtgatctccagctctcactggagcggttcgcagccgagtgtgaagcggtcgggatgcgggtcagcacctccaaatccgagtccatggtcctcgatcggaaaagggtggaatgccttctccggatcggg
Encoded proteins:
- the ube2c gene encoding ubiquitin-conjugating enzyme E2 C, whose amino-acid sequence is MASQNLDPAASAEAATRKGSEVGGNTTKGSVTKRLQQELMTLMMAGDKGISAFPESDNLFKWVGTIDGARDTVYEGLEYKLSLDFPAGYPYQAPRVRFLSPCFHPNVDEHGFICLDILKDKWSALMDVRAVLLSIQSLLGEPNNESPLNAAAAALWPNQEAYKAHLHSTFHM